A region from the Chrysoperla carnea chromosome 4, inChrCarn1.1, whole genome shotgun sequence genome encodes:
- the LOC123298411 gene encoding MMS19 nucleotide excision repair protein homolog, translated as MVDLAVKILASMLNKWQDDSFDVLVIGVLEEIYECLENVSIEENVNKLLAWFTKALVMRNSKYGIDLICVMCKRLITVKSLATNFAILLHDNEVLCSQNDCRISLLYRQKITMNCLKEILESRKNDRKLQYNVAILNLLIYLPQQLFVLYFKEVIEVIIECLDSNIPFLCLMALKKIEYIVINEKELFVTYLSDITPILLKLTASDSMEVRLSALKCLEYIMDSPTHLVTPFKVRVIHGLAKCLDDPKRLVRTQAIKTRLAWYKCGNDR; from the exons ATGGTTGATTTAGCTGTTAAAATACTGGCTAGTATGCTGAATAAATGGCaag atgATTCGTTTGATGTATTAGTGATTGGAGTCTTGGAGGAAATTTACGAATGTTTAGAAAATGTCAGTATCGaagaaaatgttaataaacTGTTAGCTTGGTTTACGAAGGCGTTAGTTATGCGAAATTCTAAATACGGCATAGACTTAATTTGCGTT aTGTGTAAAAGACTGATAACAGTTAAATCGTTGGCTACCAATTTTGCGATACTATTACATGATAATGAAGTACTTTGTTCTCAAAATGATTGTCGAATTTC ATTATTGTATCgtcaaaaaattacaatgaattgtttaaaagaaattttagaatCACGTAAAAATGATCGAAAACTTCAATATAATGTCGCaattctaaatttattaatatatttaccccagcaattatttgtactttattttaaagAG GTTATTGAAGTAATTATTGAGTGCCTTGATTCCAATATCCCATTTTTGTGTTTAATGGCCTTAAAGAAAATCGAATATATTGTGATAAATGAGAAAGAATTATTTGTTACGTATTTGAGTGATATCACAcctattttactaaaattaacaGCATCCGATTCCATG gAGGTTCGATTAAGTGCTTTAAAATGTTTGGAATATATAATGGATTCTCCAACTCATTTGGTTACACCGTTTAAAGTTCGTGTAATACATGGATTGGCAAAATGTTTGGATGATCCTAAACGATTAGTAAGAACCCAAGCAATTAAAACACGTCTGGCTTGGTATAAGTGTGGTAACGAtagataa
- the LOC123298002 gene encoding uncharacterized protein LOC123298002: protein MDQYKLEKLLFIFFVFITCGSVITTICSGIAWNHWKEVLDKCAFPEWARHHDNCGCILFGKKFDSGFRGGAISNCYYVTFAPLLTAVFLAVLAGYHCVRVFINKKGKPNHNVMVERSFGDVVITATPSVQEDGGNRKVWLILCGVIVFFSIYILVYAIVLSNGYYKTCDQYRIEISNDLKAFGNQQAVIYGRLSCSAIYDFMDYLFPNYDVYSRSQFINTSITLLLAIQSAWLSFILALISSVIYFRIAQINKI from the exons ATGGATcaatataaattagaaaaattattatttatattttttgtatttataacatGCGGATCTGTAATTACAACTATTTGCAGTGGAATTGCATGGAATCATTGGAAAGAAGTATTGGATAAATGTGCATTTCCAGAATGGGCAAGACATCATGATAATTGTGGATGTATACTAttcggaaaaaaatttgatagtgGTTTTCGTGGTGGTGCAATCTCAAATTGTTACTATGTTACGTTTGCCCCATTATTAACAGCAGTATTTTTGGCAGTATTAGCTGGATATCATTGTGTgcgagtttttattaataaaaagggAAAACCTAATCATAATGTTATGGTCGAAAGAAG TTTTGGTGACGTTGTTATCACTGCGACTCCAAGCGTACAAGAAGATGGCGGAAATCGAAAAGTATGGCTAATACTATGCGGAGTGattgttttcttttcaatttacaTTCTTGTCTACGCCATTGTACTGTCAAATGGTTATTACAAAACTTGTGATCAATACCGTATTGAAATATCGAACGATTTGAAGGCATTTGGTAATCAACAGGCTGTTATTTATGGACGATTGTCTTGTTCagcaatttatgattttatggaTTATTTATTCCCAAATTATGATGTCTATTCCCGTTCACAATTTATCAATACATCGATAACATTATTATTGGCAATTCAATCAGCATGGTTATCATTTATCCTGGCATTAATTTCAAGCGTTATTTACTTTAGGATtgcacaaattaataaaatttaa